tcttttctATGGCAAGTAGGAGTACTGATACAATACCAGTATGATTGACAACCTCAACGATTTAAAATCAATTCCATTCAAGTGAGTGCCATCCAGCATCATCACCCTTTCTTTGTAAAAAGGGTGTGACAAGGGTCTTGCTTAGCCTATCGCGGATTCATCGTAGTTCATGGGATAccattttttgttgatttcttgGGTACAGGTTTACCAACAAAGTACCTATaatctataggcttgtatgtagactttaacaaaaccacgaaatgaaatatccacgaaaatacaaTTATTTCCTCAATGATCCACGAATggtaaaaaattaaatgaatccacagtacttttCTTTACTGAAATGAGAATGTTTTATTTTAGATTACTATTTATGTGCCACTGTTTTAAAAGTTGGGGTAAGAAGTGGCTTTTATCCTTGCCGTCCCATAAAAAGCAGTCATGGAAAAGGCCCTTcgacatgtttttgtttaaatgacaTAGATTTTCCGATTATCtccttaaggatgttcgctcctctgtttcaaaataataagccCTGTAAAAGACTGTTATagattgatagtatataaataacggGACTAAAATGACAGAAAAAAGGACCGCGTCCTTGTTCTTGAGATACAATCAATTAAATTGGCGGGAAATGaatctctctagatttttcatgcatttaacattggcactttttttctgtcaaaaactatgaaaaaaataacaagaattttataagattttcaaaaatggctttttaactatatgtaaaaaattatgaaatcaaAAGTATGGGTTAGCTGGCAAAATTATCATTGGTACTACATATATTAACCTAGAGGATTCAGGATATTtgacaaaaagttaaaaacaagaGTAAAGAGTAGCAACCATCCTTAAATCTCTTCTATTATATAGAACATATAACTACAAATTGTTAAGATGAACAAAATTTTGATTGCACTTTTAAAAGGTCCTGTACAAACGAAAAAGTTACGCGAGGCTCAGGGGTAGGACGGTTGGTGTTTATAAAGATCTATGGAAATGTTCTGTTTTGTGCATTTACGATTGAGGTAAATCAagaacttttttggattcgagcgtcactgatgagtcttttgtagacgaaacgcgtgtctggcgtatatacaaaatttagttctggtatctatgatgagtttattgctAATGGTATATACCAATTTGTATGGTTTGTATCGGCTGAAACGGCGTAAACTATTTGTtattaagctttatattttagaagaaaGCAGCCATGAATGTTTCATAACTTGTATTCATAtaccttatgttatgaagtttctgtccgtcacatagatataggaagatgtggtatgagtgcccatgagacaactctctaaccATATTGtgcttgaactcattttcatggttcagagactgcttgaaaaaaaacccactattTCACTAGTGAAATATCTACTTATTTTGAGAAATAGGATAACTGTATTTGGTTTATGGGTTCATTGAAACGTCTACATGTCCGCCAGGGAGGGTTCACCTGACCTCAACCTcgtttcatggatcagtgattaagGTTTAAGTTAAGTGGTCAAGtctgtatctcagatactataagcaataggtcgaCCATATTTGGTGTTAAAGTGTATGTGATACTTGCAGTAAAACCTTTATACTACATACTTTCAACATATATTCAATCATAAGTAAAGCAGTCTAGTATTGAGTGACGTCGCTCTCtaaaagaattaaattaaaaaaaatgaaaattgtattttaaagtGTCTAACGGTAGCAAAAACAGGTAAATGTGTATTTTTAGACTTGATTACAAGAAAGGAGTCAACATAACCAACCGAGATCAATCGTCTAAAACAGTTTACTAATTAATTTGTTAAACACAAAGATTCACGgtgtttcagttttatttttatttatggtaGATCAAAATTCATCTAAGGTTCAAGAAATTAAGGAcctccaatattgaatttgtgaTGCTTGCATATTGTTGTACCATATTCGCTGAGCATATTCGCAACAGCAGATGCATGTTGCTTGTCTCCACACTGCTGGAACATTGAAGCACAGTTTTTCAGGCCGTCCACAAACCTgtaattgaaaatcaaaaattgCCAAGGGTTTCTACCGGAACATGTGCATTTAATCAGAGAATTCTCTGATTTGATTTTATTGGTTTGTCATGCAGCcatctttgtttttcattttcgtTTCGTTTCATTTCATCATGGCTGAAACTAAATTAAATCTCAGTACAATAAACGCGTGCTCCAAAAGGGATATGGTACTGTTTCAGATTATGAGGAATTCCTCTTTAGTTTAAACGTATAACCGTACTAAACATGTGCAAACTTCAGACGTGTATTATCGGTAGCGGCagttaattttaaacaaaacaacataGAATGTTGctataatgaaaatgaaaaactgCAAAAAACTGATCCTATGGTGTCTTTCATGACTGAAGATAAATATTCTGCcatagaatatgtttttaatttacaaattaaaaaaattgacaaactGGTCAAATGTTGTATAAAAAGAATTGTTTAAATACAAATTTGATCGCCTATTGTTGATATAAAACGCTAATTGCCTGGAGTAAAACTTACCCACACGTATTTGGATCATAGCCTGTAAAGGAACCTTGTACACATTCCACGAACTTTGATCTGAACTCTGGTTCATTGTAGCATGGTGTTAAACCTTGAATGTCTGAAATGTTAACAGCATTATGTGTATAGGATAAACAGTTAATTGGCGATTAGTATCTAGTGGAAAATGATAATACACTCCTTTAATCAAAATTGACGAACTGCGTCGGTTTTCCATACCCCTTACTCACAGGATAACGATCAAAAGGATGACAAAACAATCctacaaaaacatatatcattCTAGTTCAGTCTGAGTCTTCCTTGTTCCTACATTGGCCACGTACTACAACAGACAAGCAGCAATCACCTGTAATTTAATATAGTCAACCAGAGAATTCGACAAAAGGAGACTGAGTGGATTGGCTTAAAGAGATGAATTTTTCTCTCTCTGATTGTCTTTAATCAGGACTCCATATGTATTCGGTATTTTCTCATTCTGAACTGATTTTAACTTTTCCACGCGGATGTCAATCTTATCTGTATTTTTAAACAGCGACTTGTTCCGACATTCTCAGCTTAAAAAATCGAAATCCATTCTGAATTAAATTTCCTTTTTGTTCACTGGAACCGTATCTAAAGACAtgaaaacataaatttcaatACACAATAGTAGACAAACGTAAAATCAATGGATATAAAACACTAAATATCAATATTCAGTATTCAATTAgtaatattttagaaaataaaagataCACTCATAATTATTTTCGACTTCAGTTTAAATTCTACTAGCCATAATTGTATACAAAATGTTACCAAAATCTGTGGCATCGCTCATTTACTGTACATTGACCGTAACATGAACATATAAATGTCATAGACTGTATACAAAGATCGTCGATGCCCTACAACAATACTAAAATAACTTAGAAAGACATTCCATTATAAAATCTTTAACAAATACAGTACAAAGTGTAAACACATATGTCAAGTTCTAAATAAGACGTTATGAATTACGGTAACGCTGACTACTACAGGTTTAGTCTTTTATCTAATGCAAATGATATCCAAACCTTTCTTATACTCAACACAAACAGCTCTTTCTATATCAGCCATCATTTCAGTTACAAAATCCATCACTTTACATTTGTCTGCCTTCTTACAAACGGATTGTTTTTTCAAATGTCTGCAATACAATATGAAACATCAACATAAAAGCTAAAGAATATGAGTAATGAAATAATTCTGGAAAATAAC
This genomic window from Mytilus galloprovincialis chromosome 9, xbMytGall1.hap1.1, whole genome shotgun sequence contains:
- the LOC143044306 gene encoding uncharacterized protein LOC143044306, coding for MLVLVILQFGLALVAGTSWSVPKECYPVFQCSYRFLNVEKFFYDGDTLKDVDAETVDELCQHLKKQSVCKKADKCKVMDFVTEMMADIERAVCVEYKKDIQGLTPCYNEPEFRSKFVECVQGSFTGYDPNTCGFVDGLKNCASMFQQCGDKQHASAVANMLSEYGTTICKHHKFNIGGP